TCATTTTAAAGATCCTGAAAGAGGATGATTAATTTCTAATGTGTTTAGTCTTAAAGATATATCAATATTATAGTGGGTGCAAGAGTAGGTCTTTTTGAACCAAAGTTAAATCTCTGTGATATCGTATATTGTTCTTCCAGGTGAGTTCCTGTCCTGGCCCACCTGTTTAAAACAGTCAGACCACGGGGTCCTACGCTCAACTAGCAGGAAGATGGCAGACACTGAGAAGACAGAGGAGTTTGTCAATGCTGAGATCTTCCCAGAGCGTCCCGTGCAGGAGGGGTCAGCTGCTGCTGTCAGGGGGGAGCAGGAGGAGCCCCTTAAAACAGAGACCACCAGCTCTCCTCCAGGAGAAAAGGAGGGGGACAGCCCCCTGCAGACTGAGGGTGAGCCTAGCCTTCTCTCAATGCCCTGCCTCATGATGGAGCTGAGAAGGAACTCCCCTGAGTCTCCGCACGCCTCCACCGGCAGTGACAAGCCCACCTCGGGCCGTGCCTACGAGAGTGACTCCTCCAACCCCTGCATGCTCTCGCCCTCCTCCAGCGGCCACCTGGCCGACTCGGACACACTCTCCTCTGGTGAGGAGGGATCCGCCTCGCGTGTGACAGTGGAGGGGGGCTCCACAGAGCCCGGGGCCGACACCAGACTTGCAGCAGGGGGTCAAACATCTGCATCAAGTGGGCGAAAGTCCCGTCGTTCACGTTCTGAAAGCGAGATGTCAACCAACACAATGGCAGCCAAGAAAAACCGCTGCCAGCCCGCTGTGGTGGGAGGAGCAGGCGTTGAGAAGCAGACCAACGGCCGGCTGGCTAAAGTCAAAGGTCACCGGAGCCAAAAGCACAAGGAGCGTATTCGGCTGCTTAGGCAGAAGCGTGAGGCGGCGGCAAGGAAGAAATACAACCTGCTGCAGGACAGTAGTACGAGCGATAGCGACCTCACCTGTGACTCCAGCACCAGCTCCTCTGAAGACGACGACGAGACATCAGGCGGCAAGACAATCACCACAGACATCCCAGGTAACAATCACCACAGACATCCCGGGTAACAATCACCACAGACATCCCGGGTAACAATCACCACAGACATCCCGGGTAACAATCACCACAGACATCCCGGGTAACAATCACCACAGACATCCCGGGTAACAATCACCACAGACATCCCGGGTAACAATCACCACAGACATCCCGGGTAACAATCACCACAGACATCCCGGGTAACAATCACCACCAGACACATTTAACTCAACCCCCACGGGGTAATATTCACCACACATACGGTGCATTCagaacgtattcagaccccttccctttttccacattttgttacgttacagccttattctaaaatggattaaaaacatatatatatatatcctcctctatctacacacagtaccccataatgacaaatcaaaagcAGGTTTTTTTGaagtgtttgcaaatgtattaaaaaattaTCAAAGACcttatgtacataagtattcagaccatttgctgtgagactcgattgcgctcaggtgcatcctgtttccattgatcatccttaagatgtttctgcaacttgattggagtccacctgtggtcaattcaattgattggacatgatttgaaaaggtacacacctgtctatataaggtcccacagttgacagtgcatgtcagagcaaaaaccaagcccaaaggtcaaaggaattgtttgTTAAGCTcgaagacaggattgtgtcggcacagatttggggaagtgtaccaaaaaatgtcggcagcattgaaggtctccaacaacacagtggcctccgtcattcttaaatgtaaaaaCTAAAAACTCAAATATCAGGCCGagctgaacaatcgggggagaagggctttggtcagggaggtgacgaaGAACCCGATTGTCATTGACAGAGCTCGAGTCCCTCTGTGGGTGTGGGTGAACCTGTCAGAAGGACAAacacctctgcagcactccaccaattaggcctttatggtagagtggccagacggaagccatgaacaacaagattacctggtctgatgaaaccaatattgaactctttggtctgaatgccaagcgtcacgtctggaggaaacctagcaccatccctatggtgaagcgtggtggcagcatcatgctgtgggaatgttttttttttttttcagcgtCAGAGACTttgagaccagtcaggatcgagggaaagatgaacggcgcaaaatacagagagatcattgaaaaaaacctgttccagagtgctcaggaccccagactggggcaaaggttttaccttccaacgggacaacaaccctacacacacagccaagacaacacaggagtggcttcgggacaagtctctgaatgtccttgagtggcccaaccagggCCCGGACTttaaccagatcgaacatctctagagagacctgaaaatagctgtgcaacaactctccccatccaacttcagagcttgagaggatctgcagagacaaattggagaaattccccaaataaaggtgtgccaagcttggtagcatcatacccaagaagactcaatgctataatcgctgccaaaggtgcttcaacaaagcactgagtaaagggtctgaatacttaccgtATGTGAGATTTCACTTTTTATTCTTAATGCATTTTCAATCATTAAAAAAATGTactctttgctttgtcattatgagatattgtgtgtagattgagggggggggcGGGTGTAACAATTTTAATCAATTTTCTAATAAGGCTATCACAAAAGTAAAGGGGTCCGACTACTTTTACGGAGACACTGTATCCCATGTTTAATGCAtttgggtctttctataaataatGGGGCCAAGGTATGACGTTGGGATAAACATTTCAAGATGGGTTGAAATAAAAATACGTTTTATGCCGTTCCACGTGTACTTGGATGAGTATGCCAATTGCCCCATAACTCTACATATATACTACAACAGGACTATACATTCTTAAAGCAGGGTTTATACAGACATTGGCAAGTCATATTCAAGGTCTTTCAGATATGTTTTCAAGCCCTTCTTTGTACTTTTCAAGGATCTCAGTGTTATACAATTGTTTAATTTATATAATTGAACATATAAGGCATAATATAGAACTGTCAAACTAGGCCATTACCACTAAGAATTTGGCATTGATATTAAAATGGcattctaaaatgtgagaatacTGTGGACTgactattatttaaaaaataaaaatagtgaggtaaataaaataaattaaccttgatttaactaggcaaatgaAGTGGATGAATGTATGGTTTTTCTCTGTCCTATGTGGCCCGACGCAGGCACACATAAAGCCAGGCTGATTTTGTCATGAGTGGCTAAAACCCCAGTTCCTTTTATAATGGAAGGATTTGTATGGAAAGCCAAGTTGATGCCAGCATTCGATCTTGTCGTCTTCATAATCACTTTACGTGGTTTTACCGCAACAGAGTAGCGCAACACCCATCAATTGAAGTGGTTGGAAAGAAAAGGAAGTGGCCACATCTCTCACAAAATGGATCCAAAAGGAAATCGCACATTATCAGGGAGCAGGAGAACTTATTAACTGGCTACAATCATTTACAAGGACTTTTCAAGCACCATATTCTAGTAGATGTCAGATTTTTCAAGGTAGGCATATTCTAGTACTTGAATATCTGTTCTTCAAGTTTAGGTAGGCTGCTTCAAGTGCATTGTATTGCTTAAAATTGCAGGTGTATCATGGAAACTAACATGTATTTGTCATGTTATTTCATTACCAGATCATATTGTGAAGATGCCTATTAGGCCTGATCATTTGTCATTATTATCCAGAATAATGAACAGAGTTGGGTGTTGCACAATTGTCTATCCTACGCAATTGCAAACAGTAGACTCGTCCAATCCAAGGCACAAAAACATACTCATTACTCTGACACTTTCTGTTAAATCTAATGAGACCCTTTCTCTAACTCTAGCAGACAACAGATTATCAACATCAATTTTCCATGGATATTAGATCCAATGTAGATCCAGGCACAACGGTCTTCACCAGAATAAGGAATGAGACCCTAAATATTTTGGGCATTTCTTTTGCGGACACCTTTTTCCAGCACCTGCGCTGTTTCATCACCTGTGCTTTCACAACAGCTGTTCGTCATTCAGAAAATTCCTTCCTGAATCAGATGTGTGAAAATATCACAGTATAATTAAACAGCTGGACACCAAATACGCATCCAACATGCATTATGCATAATTATTGAAGAACCACGTTAATGATTCGAGCTTTAGATTTTCAGTATCAAGGTAAGGtgactctttctttctgttaGAAGCATTCAATTCTGCAATCACATACATTTTGGGGAGATTTGTGTGCCCATAAACTGTTTTCACCCCATTACACAAGGAGACACAACATTTTTAAGTAGTTACATTGCAGTTCTGGAATCTCGAAACAGAACAACTACAGGGTTCAATGTCTAATTGAACTAATTCATGAAAAATATATGATATCAGGACAACTTACACTGCCACAAATGCAAGGACAGAAAACTAATGTTTTGTCACATGATTTTTGGACATCTGTCAAGATACCAATCATGACAAAGGGATAAACAGGTTTTAAATCAACTCGTGAATTTTATGTGAAATGGCTACTGTATTTTCCCCCCTTAATGTAATGACATGAAAAAAATGGCTTATCAATTACTTAAGTTTTCCAGCATAGGAAATCCTGGTACCCTAGTCTATAGAAAGACCCATGTACTACAGGGATTCCAAGTAACCCACATTTAGTGCACCGTAAGGTAATAATCACAATTTACTACAGACATCACAGGTAATTTTGACAATTTCTCGTAAACAGTTGCAACAGACATCTCACATGAATCATTTCACATACGTTTACCAGAGATGTCGAGTAACCATAGCATCCCCGGCCAATATGCAAACACACTGACGCTTCTGTTTATGAATGTTTGCTAATCTTCAATGGCTTCTAGCACAGGCATCACTGAATGTTAATTGTTTTAATAACTGTTCATTTGTCTCCATTCACCATGCATTTTGAAGGTTACAACCCATCACGTCTTCACGTAATCCACCTGTAGGAAGTGTTCTTTTTAAACTCTCATTGTTTGCATGTTGTGTGGAATGTAGATAccatttactgagttacaattggGTCATTGTTTTATTTCTACTTTTCCAGTCTGTACTGCCATAGCGAGCTTTTTTTTACAACAGTATATGACCTCACTGTGTGGTAGTAACCTTGTGATAAACATACAGGAGTATCTCAAAGCTATGACATAAACATAGTAGTAAATCTGTCATTCACATCGAAGGCTCCACTGTCCATTGTAATGTGATTGACTTCTTCCTGTCCTCGGTCAAAATAGAGATTGAGGGTTAATGGAATGAGATGTCTCCATCCCCAGAGCCTTCCATTAATTCAACATACCTTTGCCACGTAGCACCTTATCGTGCTGGTTCGGTTGAGAACTTCTGTTGAATTATTTGATTGTCGCCCTTTGAGATTCCCCTAGGCTCCAGTGCATGTTTTCAGCGCAGTAGGTCTTGATGTAGTTGTTAGTCAAGGCTCTGGATTACTGTTAAACAGATGCTTCAAGTGTAATAGGCACCTTTTAGGATGTCCTCATTTTAAAATGCATTAGTTAACCACAGAATCTTGTCGAAGTTGGCAAAAAATCAATCATAGGATAGGATATATTTGACAACACTTAAGATTAattatcttgt
The sequence above is drawn from the Oncorhynchus gorbuscha isolate QuinsamMale2020 ecotype Even-year linkage group LG11, OgorEven_v1.0, whole genome shotgun sequence genome and encodes:
- the lg11h18orf25 gene encoding uncharacterized protein C18orf25 homolog isoform X3, with protein sequence MADTEKTEEFVNAEIFPERPVQEGSAAAVRGEQEEPLKTETTSSPPGEKEGDSPLQTEGEPSLLSMPCLMMELRRNSPESPHASTGSDKPTSGRAYESDSSNPCMLSPSSSGHLADSDTLSSGEEGSASRVTVEGGSTEPGADTRLAAGGQTSASSGRKSRRSRSESEMSTNTMAAKKNRCQPAVVGGAGVEKQTNGRLAKVKGHRSQKHKERIRLLRQKREAAARKKYNLLQDSSTSDSDLTCDSSTSSSEDDDETSGGKTITTDIPGHMEAELAHREPPQHKGHINIPSSDSEVEIVGVQENTRCAHPRGGVIQSLSSAWKPNSLEQLNNSTRQSSQLWTTVSPQPNWVSPPEVVDLTLDEDTRHRYLL
- the lg11h18orf25 gene encoding uncharacterized protein C18orf25 homolog isoform X1 yields the protein MADTEKTEEFVNAEIFPERPVQEGSAAAVRGEQEEPLKTETTSSPPGEKEGDSPLQTEGEPSLLSMPCLMMELRRNSPESPHASTGSDKPTSGRAYESDSSNPCMLSPSSSGHLADSDTLSSGEEGSASRVTVEGGSTEPGADTRLAAGGQTSASSGRKSRRSRSESEMSTNTMAAKKNRCQPAVVGGAGVEKQTNGRLAKVKGHRSQKHKERIRLLRQKREAAARKKYNLLQDSSTSDSDLTCDSSTSSSEDDDETSGGKTITTDIPDGTPVVCHYDISDTDSNQENLSVTAERVRRTTVITHERLKTHRDQAMAANSGAVRVQHLCSLSAGHMEAELAHREPPQHKGHINIPSSDSEVEIVGVQENTRCAHPRGGVIQSLSSAWKPNSLEQLNNSTRQSSQLWTTVSPQPNWVSPPEVVDLTLDEDTRHRYLL
- the lg11h18orf25 gene encoding uncharacterized protein C18orf25 homolog isoform X2 — translated: MADTEKTEEFVNAEIFPERPVQEGSAAAVRGEQEEPLKTETTSSPPGEKEGDSPLQTEGEPSLLSMPCLMMELRRNSPESPHASTGSDKPTSGRAYESDSSNPCMLSPSSSGHLADSDTLSSGEEGSASRVTVEGGSTEPGADTRLAAGGQTSASSGRKSRRSRSESEMSTNTMAAKKNRCQPAVVGGAGVEKQTNGRLAKVKGHRSQKHKERIRLLRQKREAAARKKYNLLQDSSTSDSDLTCDSSTSSSEDDDETSGGKTITTDIPAAEGSRVSAQMQGLLDGGGSWDRNSIGSVLEEAMTRFAVMQRQTEERFRVWMEKLTRLDSDDSVDSSIHSSDAPGRLHRHRHRAPRPSSSFLPSSESQETMAAYMLARENANVTMSSMAPDPLNNNILPDVVPVATQNGNLDVPDPGLLNV